TCGCCAGTGCCGGCGGAGGCCACCTCGACCTGGTCGGCCAGCCCGGCAGCCCGCAATTTATGGCGCAGGACGCCTTCGGCGGTGGGCGAGCGGCAGATATTGCCCAGGCAAACAAACAGGACTTCCATCAAGCCCCCAGCAACCGACGCACGCGCTCAAGGTCTTCCGGCGTATCGACGCCGGCCGGCGGGGCCTCCATGGCATCGTCGACATGAATGCGCACGCCGTGCCACAGGGCCCGCAGTTGCTCCAGGGCCTCGGTGTTTTCCAACCAGCATGGGCCCCAGCTGACGAAGTCATGCAGGAAACCGGCGCGGTAGGCGTAGATGCCGATATGGCGGCGGTACGGCACGCCGGCTGGCAAGACGTCACGTTGCCTGGCGAATTCATCGCGCGCCCAGGGCAGGGTCGAACGGCTGAAGGTCAAGGCCAGGCCATTGATGTCACTGACGACCTTGACCACATTGGGGTTGAACAAGGTCTCAATGTCTTCGATCGGTTCGGCCAGGGTCGCCATGCGCGCTTCGGCATGGGCGGCCAGGTTGGCGGCCACCTGGTCGATGACACACGGTGGGATCAGCGGCTCGTCGCCTTGCACATTGACCACGATGGCGTCCGGCGCCAGGCCCAGGTGCGTGGCGACTTCCGCCAGGCGGTCGGTACCGGAGTTATGGTCTTCACGGGTCAGCACCGCTTCGGCGCCAAAACCCTTGCAGGCCTCGATGATCCGCAGGTCATCAGTGGCCACCACGACGCGCTGGGCGCTGCTTTTGCAGGCCTGTTCCCAGACCAGTTGGATCATCGGCTTGCCGCCGATCATCTGCAGCGGCTTGCCGGGCAGACGGGTGGAGGCGTAACGCGATGGGATGACAACAGTGAAGGCAGTGGTCATTTATCCAGGCGCTCGTCGGTCGTCAGGGTACGGGCTTCGCTTTCCAGCATCACCGGGATGCCGTCGCGGATCGGGTACGCAAGGCCTGCGCCTTTGCTGATCAGCTCGGTCTTGTCGGCGCTGAGCTTGAGCGGGCCTTTGCAGATCGGGCAAGCGAGGATATCGAGCAGTTTGGTGTCCATGGGAATTCCTGGATAAAAGCGTTTTAAGGCAAAAGTCGAGCCGGCAGCAGCCGCATCAGTTGCGTGTCGAACCAGGCGATAAACGCCGGTGACGGTGCTGCATCGACTGCAAGGTACCACCAGTGTGCCTGGGCAAAGGCGCGGCACTTCACCGCGTCCTTTTCGGTCATGACCAACGGCAGTGACGGCGTAAAATTCAGGACCTCGGCGCTGTAGGGCGCATGGTCGGCAAACGCATGGGGTATCGGCAGCCAGTGTAGCGTTTCAAGGGTATTGAAGAAACGTTGCGGGTTGCCGATGCCGGCGACCGCATGCACTCGCTGGCCCAGCGGAAAATGGTCCAGTGGCTGGCGCTCGCCGGTCAGCAGGTTGACCAGGGTGGTGGGGAGTAGGCGCAAGGCAAAGCCATCCTCGCGATCAGCCCCGGCGCCGTTGTAGAGCAGCGCATCGACGCTGCGCAGGCGCTCGACCGGCTCGCGCAGCGGCCCGGCGGGCAGGCAGCGGCGATTGCCCAGGCCACGGGCGTTGTCGATCAGCACCAGTTCAAGGTCACGGGCCAGGCGGTAATGTTGCAGGCCATCGTCGGACAGGATCAGGTCGAGGGTGTCGCTGGCCAACAGGGCCTGCACCGCACGGCTGCGATCAGGGTCGATCACCAGGGGGACGCCACTGCGCTGCACGATCAACAAGGGTTCGTCACCTGCCACTTGCGCGCTATCGCTGGCTTGCACCCGCCAGGGCAACTGCGGCGGCTTGGCCCCATAGCCACGGCTGACCACGCCGACCCGCAGGCCACTGCGCTGGCAATGGTCGATCAACCACAGGATCAACGGCGTCTTGCCCGTGCCGCCCACGGTGATATTGCCGACCACGACGATGGGCACCGGTGATTGGTAGATCGTCCCCTCGCCCGCCAGGAACCGGTCGCGCTTGCGCTTGACCACGCGGCGATAGAGCGCCTCCAGCGGTTGCAGGAGCTTGAGCGCCGGATGGCCATCGTACCAGGCCTTGAGCAAACGATCGGACAAGGCCATCAGGGTTGCCCCGCCGCCTCGACGGTGGTCATGCGCAAATGGCTGAAACCGAGCTTGCCGGCAGCATCCATTGCGGTGATCACGGCCTGGTGCGGGGTCTTGCCATCGGCGCTGATGGACAGCGGCATTTGTGTATCACCGCCGGACTCCTTCTGCAGCGCGTCCATCACGCTGGCTACGTCATTCTTCTCAAGCAACTGGTTGTTCACCGAAAACACCCCTTCGGCGCTGATGGTGATCTCCAGCTGTTTGAGCTGCTGGTCTTCGGCCGGCGAGCCGCTGACGGCTTCCGGCAGTTCTACCCGCAGTTGGGTTTCCCGGGTAAAGGTGGTGGTGACGACAAAAAACAACAACAGGATAAACACCACATCGATCAACGACGCCAGGTTGATATCGACGGTTTCCCGAGGCTTGCGGCGAAATTTCACGCTTTGCCCTCGACCAGGTCGACGTCACGGTCGCCCTGGACCACTTCCACCAGCTTGATCGCCTCCTGCTCCATGCCCACCACCAGCTCATCGATGCGGCGCTGCAGGAAGCGGTGGAAGAATACCGCCGGGATACCCACCATCAGGCCCGCAGCCGTGGTGATCAAGGCCTTGGAAATCCCCCCGGCCAATACCGAGGCGTTGGTGGTCATGCCCGAGCCGGTAAAGGCGCTGAAGATATCGATCATGCCCAGCACCGTGCCGAGCAAGCCGAGCAACGGCGCCATCGCGGCGATGGTGCCCAGGGCATTGATATAGCGCTCCAGCTCGTGGATAACCCGGGCGGCGGCCTCCTCAATACACTCCTTCATGATCTCGCGACCGTGCTTGGAGTTGGCCAGGCCGGCGGCGAGGATCTCGCCCAGGGGGGAATTGGCCCGCAGTTCCTTGAGTTTTTCCTTGTCCAGTTGCTTGTCCTTGATCCAGCGCCAGACCTGCCCCAGCAGATGATCAGGGGTCACGCGGCTGGCGCGCAGGGTCCACAGGCGTTCGGCAACGATGCCGAGTGCGGCGATGGAGCTCAGAATGATCGGCAACATCATCCAGCCGCCGGATTTGACCAATTCCCACACAGTGAATGTCCCCTCGAAAAAGTGCGCCACTTTAGCATATAGGCTGGCGAGGAAGGGCCTGCCCGCCGACAGCCATCATGTCGCAGGCACCGGCCTTTGGTAACTGCCAATGACAGGCGCGCGCCAGAAACGACGCTGGCTGCGTGCCATGATCGGCGCCTGGAAAGCCCCCAGGCGCAGGCGGATGGCGCCCTGTTCGGCGCTGTCATAAATGGCGCTGTGAAAATGCCGATAACGCGCCAGCACTTGCGGGTGCGGATGGCCAAAGGAGTTGCCACGCCCGCGAGAGATCAACACTGCCTTGGGGGCGACTCGCTGGACGAACGGCCATGACGAGGAACTGCGACTGCCATGATGGGGCGCTTGCAGCCAATCCGTGGCGACCGCCAGGGGCGTGGCGAGCAAGGCCCGCTCGGCCTCGCGGTCTATATCGCCGGTCAGCAACAACCGTTCACCATTGGCCTGGACTTGCAGCACGCACGACTTCGCGTTGCCGTTGCTGGCATCCGCCCATTGCCACAGTCGGAACTGCACACCGTCCCACTCCCATTGCTCACCGCTGACACAGGCCTGGGTATGAAGGAACGCCGGCAGCCCCTGGGTTTCCCCGCCCACCACCCGTTTGACCGGCAACCCGCGCGCAACCGCCGCAGCGCCCCCGGCATGATCGGCATCAGCGTGACTGAGCAGCATCAAGTCCACTTGGCTAACCCCCAGCTTGCGCAGCGCCGGGAGTACCACGCGCTCACCGAGGTCGAAATCCCCCACCCGAGGGCCGGCGTCATACAACAGCACGTGGTTGCGGGTGCGCAGCACTATCGACAGGCCCTGGCCGACATCCAGTTGCTCCACCGCCACCTGCCCCAACGGGATCGATTCACGGGGCGGGAACACTGCCAACAGCAACATGGGCCAACCCAGCAGGCGAAAAGGAATGCCCTTGGGCATCAATAACAGCAGTGCTCCCAGCAGGCTGAGCAACCAGTAGCCGACAGGCACCTCGGCAGGCATCCAGGCCGGCAAGCGCACGGCCAGCATGGCCAGGGCCGTAAACAGCCAATCCAGTGCGCCACCCGCTAGCCACAGCAGGCCGCCGCCCAGCCACGGCAGCGCCAGCAACAGCGTGCCCGCCAGCGCCAACGGCAGCACCAGCAGACTGATCCACGGCACGGCAAACAGATTGGCCAGCGGCGCACTCAAGCTGATGGGCAGGCCGAGAATCAGCAGCAGCGGAAACAGGCCAATAGCGATCAGCCATTGGGCACGGGTCCAGGCCTGCCAGGCACGCCAGGGCCCCAAGCGGCCACTGAAGGCCAGCACCAACACGCCCACGGCAGCAAACGACAGCCAGAAACCCGGTTGCAGGCTGGCCAGCGGTTCGATGATCAATACCGCATTCAGGGCCAGCAGTAGTGGCCACCAGATCCCCAGATGGCGAAACCGCAAGCGCCACAGCAGCACCAGCCCCACCATCACACAGGCCCGTTGCACCGGCACTTCAAAACCGGCCAGCAAGCCATAGGCCAGCGCAGCGGCAAATGCCAGGCCGCATGCCCAAGGCAGCCAGGGCAAGCGCCTGGGCCAGCAGCCGTAGCGGGCCAGCCCGGCCACCAGTGCATAGATCAACCCCGACAACAGGCCAATGTGTTGACCAGAGATCACCAATAGATGCACGGTGCCGGTGGCCTGCAAAATGCGCCAATCCTCGGCGGCCAGGCCAGAGCCGTCACCCAGCACCAGTGCAGCCAGCCCGGCTTCGCGGCCCCGAGCATCGACTGCCAATAATCGCTGGCGTACGGCATCGCGCCAGGCATGCCGGGCCGGCGCCAGGCGCTGGCCATCCTTGACCGACCCGGTCGCCCCCACACGCTGGGCCAATAGCCAGGCCTCCTGGTCGAAGCCATGGAAATTCAGTAGTCCGGAAGGACGCTTGAGGGTCACGGCCAAACGCCAGCGCTCACCGCTGCGCACTGGGGGGCCGCCCTGCCAGCTCACGCGGATGCGCTGGGGCAGCCGGTCCTGACGTGACCGGCTATCGCTCAGCTCGAAACGCACCACCCCATTGGCCTGCTGTGGTAGCCCGCTGACGCGCCCTTCCAGCCAGCGGGTCTGGCCGTCCAGCCCGGGGACGAGCCGGTCGTCGAGGGCCCGTTGCGCGCTGAAACAGGCCCATGCCAGGCCCAACAGGAAAAATGCCAGCGGATAAGTACGAAACGGCAGCAGCATCAACGCCACCACCGGTAACACCAGCAACCAACCGACCGGCGGCAAGACAGGCAGCAGGCGCAACGCCAGCAGCCCCAACGCCAGCGCAAACATCCCTGTACGCATGGATCATTCCTTGAAAGTGACCCATTGAGTGTTAGCCGAGGGGTTCAGGGCGAACTATTATTTTTTGTCACAAAGTCTGAATTTCCCGTTCGTAGAATACGGGCATACTTGCCCCTCGAACTGACCTGGACCCCTTATGCCACGGCGCTTATTCAAACGGTACATGCCCGATCCGACCAGCATTCGGGAACACAAGTCCTTACGCTTTCTCGGCACGCTGCTCCATGACCCCAACCTCTGGCACCTCAATCGGCACTCGGTTGCCCGGGCCATGGCTGTCGGCCTGTTTGCCGCCTTCATTCCCATCCCCTTGCAGATGCTGCTGGCAGCCGTCCTCGCCATCTCTGTGCGCGGCAATATGCCCATCGCCGTGAGCCTGGTGTGGCTGACCAATCCAATTACCATGCCGGTGGTGTTCTTCTGCACCTACATGACCGGCACCTGGCTGATGAACATCCCGCCGCGCACCCTGCCCGATGAACTGACCTGGGAGTGGATCAGCGGGCAACTGTCGACCATGTGGCAGCCGTTCCTGCTGGGCTCGGTGGTGATGGGGGTTGGTATTGGGCGCGTTGGCGTATTGCCTGACGATGATGTATTGGCGGTGGTGGGTTGGGCATCAGTGGAAAAAACGTCAGCAGCGTAATCGGTAGTGGCCATGTTCTCTTGCTAGGCGCCGGGGTGCTCTTACTGACGCCATCGCAGGCAAGCCTGCTCCCACACGCGTCAACGGTTAGGCCGCCTTGCTTTTTGTTTTGAGCTTGGCGCCCCTTTAAACCACGCTGGGCGCAATCCGATATTCATTCGGGGGCCCCTCAATCATCTTTTGCAAGATTCCAAGCCCCTCATATGGCTACACTGCGCAGGTGGCGCGGGCCGGATGCCTGCGAAGAATGTCGACATCAGTGTGGTAGCGGGAGAGTGGCGTGCTAAGAAGAATGGGGATAAAAGGCCGCGTACTGTTGCTGACCTTGTTGCCTACCAGCCTGATGGCATTGCTGTTGGGCGGTTATTTCACCTGGATGCAGCTTTCGGACCTGCAAACCCAACTGCTCAATCGCGGCGAGATGATCGCCGAACAGCTGGCGCCGCTGGTGGCACCGGCACTGGGCAGCAAGAACACCGATCTGCTGGAGCGCATCGCGACCCAGTCCCTGGAACAAGTCGATGTGCGAGCCGTCTCCTTCCTGGCGCCCGACCGCTCGTCCCTGGCCCATGCCGGCCCGACCATGCTCAACCCGCCGCCCATCGGCAACAGTTCACACCTGTTGCAACGCACAGGCAATGACGCCACCCGCTACCTGCTGCCCGTGTTCGGCCGCCATCGCAACCTCGCCGGTGAACTGATTCCCGACGAAGCCGACCGTCTGCTGGGCTGGGTCGAGCTGGAGCTGTCCCACAACGGCATGCTGCTACGCGGCTATCGCAGCCTGTTCGCCAGCCTCCTGTTGATCGCCATCGGCCTGATTTGCACCGCGGCCCTGGCCTTGCGCATCAGCCGCACGATCAACTCACCCATCGGGCAGATCAAGCAAGCGGTGGCGCAGCTCAAGGATGGCAACCTGGAAACCCGTTTGCCGCCGTTGGGCAGCCAGGAGCTGGATCAATTGGCGTCCGGTATCAACCGTATGGCCGAAACCCTGCAAAACGCCCAGGAAGAACTGCAGCACAGCATCGACCAGGCCACCGAAGATGTGCGCCAGAACCTGGAAACCATCGAGATCCAGAACATCGAGCTGGACCTGGCCCGCAAGGAAGCCCTGGAAGCCAGCCGCATCAAGTCGGAGTTCCTGGCCAATATGAGCCATGAAATCCGCACGCCACTCAACGGCATCCTCGGTTTCACCCACCTGCTGCAGAAAAGCGAGCTCTCGCCCCGTCAGTTGGATTACCTGGGCACCATCGAAAAATCCGCCGATAACCTGCTGGGTATCATCAACGAAATTCTCGACTTCTCGAAAATCGAAGCCGGCAAGCTGGTGCTCGATAACATTCCGTTCAACCTGCGTGACCTGTTGCAAGACACCTTGACCATCCTCGCCCCAGCCGCCCACGCCAAACAGCTGGAGCTGGTCAGCCTGGTCTACCGCGATACCCCCCTGGCCCTGGTGGGCGACCCGTTGCGTCTCAAGCAGATCCTCACCAACCTGGTCAGCAATGCCATCAAGTTCACCCGCGAGGGCACTATCGTGGCTCGGGCCATGCTCGAAGACGAGCAGGAAGACAGCGTGCAACTGCGCATCAGCGTGCAGGACACCGGCATCGGCCTGTCCAACCAGGATGTACGCGCCCTGTTCCAGGCCTTCAGCCAGGCCGATAACTCGCTGTCGCGCCAACCCGGTGGCACGGGGTTGGGCCTGGTGATCTCCAAGCGCCTGATCGAACAGATGGGCGGCGAAATCGGCGTCGACAGCACCCCAGGCGAAGGTTCGGAGTTCTGGATCAGCCTCAATCTGCCCAAGACCCGCGACGATATCGAAGACCTGCCCGCCCCGCCGCTGTTGGGCCGGCGCGTGGCGGTGCTGGAGAATCACGAACTGGCACGCCAGGCCCTGCAACACCAGTTGGAAGACTGTGGCCTGGAGGTCACGCCGTTCAACAGCCTGGAGAACCTCACCAACGGCATCACCAGCGCGCACCAGACCGAACATGCCATCGACCTGGCGGTTTTGGGCATCACCGCCAACGATATTCCGCCGGAACGCCTCAACCAACACCTGTGGGACCTCGAACACCTGGGCTGCAAAGTCCTGGTGCTGTGCCCGACCACCGAGCAGATGCTGTTCAACCTATCGGTGCCCAACCCCAACAGCCAGTTGCAGGCCAAGCCGGCCTGCACCCGCAAATTGCGCCGGGCACTGTCCGACCTGATCAGCCCGCGGCCGTTGCGCAGCGAGCCGGGGGAGCCGTTGTCCAGCCGCGCGCCACGGGTGCTGTGTGTCGACGACAATCCGGCCAACCTGTTGCTGGTACAAACCCTGCTCGAAGACATGGGCGCCAAGGTCCAGGCCGTGGAAAGTGGCTATAGCGCCATCGAAGCGGTGAAAAAAGAAGCCTTCGACCTGGTGCTGATGGATGTACAGATGCCCGGCATGGACGGGCGCCAGAGCACCGAGGCGATTCGCCAGTGGGAAAGCGAGCGCCACGGCACGCCACTGCCTATCGTCGCGCTGACGGCCCATGCCATGGCCAATGAAAAGCGCGCCCTCCTGCAAAGCGGCATGGATGACTACCTGACCAAGCCCATCAGCGAGCGGCAACTGGCCCAAGTGGTGCTGAAATGGACCGGCCTGGCCTTGCGCAATCAAGGCCCGGAACGCGTAGTCGAAGGCCACGGCCCCGCCGCCCAACTGCCAGTGCTGGACCATGACGAAGGCTTGCGCCTGGCGGCAGGCAAGGCAGACTTGGCCGCCGACATGCTGGCCATGCTGCTGGCATCCCTGGAAGCCGACCGCGAGGCGGTCTGTATCGCCCGCGAAGCCAACGACAATAACGCGCTGATCGAACGGGTCCACCGCCTGCACGGCGCCACTCGCTACTGCGGCGTACCGCAATTACGCGCCGCCTGCCAGCGCGCCGAAACCTTGCTCAAGCAAGATGACGCCAAGGCCATGGCCGCCCTCGATGAGCTGGACATGGCCATTACCCGCCTTGCCAGCGAAGCCCGGGTCAACGCCTGACACAGGACAACACGCCAACCACCCAAGACGGGCAACATACCTGCAGGCCACGGTTTGCCAGCGCCTACAGGTACCACACGCTATCTTGCAGGAAGCCCTTTGATGCGCATCATCCTCTTCAGCAGCCAGACCTATGACCGCGACAGCTTTCTCGCCGAACCGTTGCCCCAAGGCATGGCGCTGCAATTCCAACCGGCACGCCTGAACCTCGACACCGTGGCCCTGGCCGACCAGCACGAAGTGGTCTGTGCCTTTATCAACGACGACCTCAGCGCGCCGGTGCTCGAACACCTGGCCGCCGGAGGCACGCAATTGATTGCCCTGCGTTCGGCCGGCTACAACCATGTGGACCTGGCCGCCGCCAAACGCCTGGGCCTGACCATCGTGCGGGTGCCGGCGTACTCGCCCCATGCGGTGGCCGAACATGCGGTGGCCCTGGTGCTGGCCCTCAACCGCCGCCTGCATCGCGCCTACAACCGCACCCGCGACGGCGACTTCAGCCTGCACGGCCTGACCGGCTTCGACCTGGTGGGCAAGACCGTTGGCGTGGTGGGCACCGGGCAGATCGGCGCGACTTTCGCCAAGATCATGGCCGGATTTGGCTGCTCATTGCTGGCCTACGACCCCTATCCCAATCCGCAGGTCGAAGCCCTCGGCGCGCGCTATGTCGACCTGCCCCAGTTGTTGGCCGAAGCGCAGATCATCAGCCTGCACTGCCCACTGACCGCCGACAGCAAGCACCTGATCAATGCGCAATCCCTGGCCCATATGCAGCCGGGAGCGATGCTGATCAATACCGGGCGCGGCGGCCTGGTGGATACCCCGGCGCTGATCGAAGCACTCAAGGACGGGCAATTGGGCTACCTGGGCCTGGATGTGTACGAGGAAGAAGCCCAGCTGTTTTTTGAGGACCGCTCGGACCTGCCCTTGCAGGACGACGTGCTGGCGCGCCTGCTGACCTTCCCCAATGTGATCATCACCGCGCACCAGGCATTCCTCACGCGCGAAGCGCTGGCAGCGATTGCCAGCACCACCCTGGCCAACATCCAGGCCTGGGCCAACGGTCAACCGCAGAACCTGGTGCACGGATGATCAACGGTCACATACCGCGCGCATGGTGAACAGGCGAGCGTGATAGGATGCCGCGCCTATTTGGAGGATCCATGGCCGAACACGATTTCCGCTTCAGTTTGCTGAGCCCACAACACACCCTGATCGAATGCCGCGCCCTGGTGCCGGGTCGTTACCAAGTCACCGGCAATGGTGGCTCGATCAAGCATGGCGACGTGCTGATCGTCACCTTGCGCGGCAGCAAGACCCTGTCGATGCGCCTGACCGTCGAAGGCGATGCGCGCTACTCCATCCGCCCGGCCGGGCAATGGGTCGCCATGGCGCAAGGGCCGAAGTTCGGCGAGCTGGAAATTCACACCTGGAAGGTCAACTGCGACAGCTGCGACGCGGTGCTGGAGTTTGAGTTCTCGGTGGAGACCAAGCTGACCAAGGAGCCACTGCAACCGGCGGCCACCGCGCGCATCGCCGAGCTGGGCTGGGCCACGGTCGGTGATAAACACCGTTGCCCGAAATGCCAGAAGGCTGCGCAATGAAGCGCCTGCTGGTGCTCGCCGCGCTGGGCGTCGGCCTCGCCGGCTGCGCCAGCGATGAGGTCAAGCTCAAGCAGGATCACAGCTACATCGTCGAATGGATCGGCGAACGGCCGCTGATGGATTACGCCCACCTGACCGTGACCCTCGGCGCCGATGGCCGGGCCTATGGCAATGGCGGCTGCAACCACTGGTTCGCGCCGTACAGCCTGGACGGTAACAAACTCAGCTTCGGCAAGATCGGCAGTACCCGCAAGCTGTGTGCTGAAGCCTTGATGGAGCAGGAGCACCGCTTCTTCAAGGCCCTGGAGACGGTGCAGCGCTGGGATATTTCACCCATCGAGCAAACCCGTTTCTGGCCTGCCGAGGGCAAGCCACTGCGCTTGTGGCTGGAAGAAGGCTGACCCAACTCCTGTAGGAGCGAGCTTGCTCGCGAAGAACGTCAACGAAAACGCGTGCATCCAGGATGAACGCGGTGCCTGTGAATTCTTCGCGAGCGAGCTCGCTCCTACAGAGATCGCGAGGGTTCAGCCGCGCAACTCTTTGAGTTTGGCCATTACACCTTCCGCCGTCTGCTCACCCAACATCTGCGCCCGCACCTTGCCCTTGTCATCGATGATGTAGGTCACCGGCAACGCTTCGCTGCGCGGGATATCAAAAATCGCCTCGGGGTTCTGTGCCAATACGGTGAACTTGATGCCCAGCTTCTCGCTGGCGCTCTTGAGCTCTTCACCCTGTACATTGTCGAAGTTGACGCCAAACACGCTCACCGGCTGGCCTTTGAGTTGCTCGGCCAGGGCGTTGAGCTCGGGGATTTCGATGCGGCACGGGCCACACCACTCGGCCCAGTAATTGACCACCAGCCATTGCTTGTCGACGCGTTCGGACGCGACTTTCTGGCCGTATTGGTCGACGCCATAATCATTGCCGCAGCCGCTGAGCAGGAGTGTGGTGATAACTGCCAGTGCGCCTATCAGTCGCCGTGTCATGGGGTAATCCTTAGCAAAAATGAACGTGGGCTGCGGCCGATCGCCTCTTACGGTTTAAGGACAAGCCGCAGCGCAGGTAGAATACCCGCCACCTTACGCAAGATGCGACCCGCACATGACCGATCTGACGCTTTATCACAACCCGCGCTGCTCGAAATCCCGCGGTGCGCTCGAACTGCTGCAAGCCCGCGGCCTGGCGCCCAACGTCGTGCGCTACCTGGAAACCCCGCTGGACGCCGCGCAGCTTGAAGCCCTGCTCGGCAAACTGGGGATCAGCGCCCGGCAACTGCTGCGCACCGGCGAAGATGAATACAAGACTCTCAACCTGGCCGACGCCAGCCTCAGCGAGGAGCAGTTGATTGCCGCCATCGCCGCCCACCCCAAGTTGATGGAGCGACCGATCCTGGCCACCGCCGACAAGGCCGTGATTGGCCGCCCGCCGGAAAATATCCTGGAGATCCTGCCGTGAGCGCGCCCTACGTCCTGGTGCTGTATTACAGCCGCAACGGCTCGGTCAGCGAAATGGCCCGGCAGATTGCCCGGGGCATCGAGCAAGGCGGCCTGGAAGCGCGCCTGCGCACCGTGCCGGCAATCTCCAGCGAATGCGAAGCCGTCGCCCCGAGCATTCCGACCGAAGGTGCGCTGTATGCCAGCCTCGACGACCTGAAGAACTGCGCGGGCCTGGCCCTGGGCAGCCCGACGCGCTTTGGCAACATGGCGGCGCCGCTGAAGTACTTTCTCGACGGCACCAGCAACCTGTGGCTGACCGGGGCACTCGTCGGCAAGCCGGCTGGGGTCTTCACCTCGACCGCCAGCCTGCACGGCGGCCAGGAAACCACTTTGATGTCGATGCTGCTGCCACTGCTGCACCACGGCATGCTGATCACCGGCCTGCCCTACAGCGAACAGGCCTTGCTCGACACCCAGGGCGGCGGTACGCCCTACGGCGCCAGCCACCATTC
The Pseudomonas hygromyciniae genome window above contains:
- the arsC gene encoding arsenate reductase (glutaredoxin) (This arsenate reductase requires both glutathione and glutaredoxin to convert arsenate to arsenite, after which the efflux transporter formed by ArsA and ArsB can extrude the arsenite from the cell, providing resistance.), which translates into the protein MTDLTLYHNPRCSKSRGALELLQARGLAPNVVRYLETPLDAAQLEALLGKLGISARQLLRTGEDEYKTLNLADASLSEEQLIAAIAAHPKLMERPILATADKAVIGRPPENILEILP
- the wrbA gene encoding NAD(P)H:quinone oxidoreductase, which codes for MSAPYVLVLYYSRNGSVSEMARQIARGIEQGGLEARLRTVPAISSECEAVAPSIPTEGALYASLDDLKNCAGLALGSPTRFGNMAAPLKYFLDGTSNLWLTGALVGKPAGVFTSTASLHGGQETTLMSMLLPLLHHGMLITGLPYSEQALLDTQGGGTPYGASHHSGADGKRALDPHEIALCRALGLRLAKTAAKLESGRGQEA
- a CDS encoding 2-hydroxyacid dehydrogenase; its protein translation is MRIILFSSQTYDRDSFLAEPLPQGMALQFQPARLNLDTVALADQHEVVCAFINDDLSAPVLEHLAAGGTQLIALRSAGYNHVDLAAAKRLGLTIVRVPAYSPHAVAEHAVALVLALNRRLHRAYNRTRDGDFSLHGLTGFDLVGKTVGVVGTGQIGATFAKIMAGFGCSLLAYDPYPNPQVEALGARYVDLPQLLAEAQIISLHCPLTADSKHLINAQSLAHMQPGAMLINTGRGGLVDTPALIEALKDGQLGYLGLDVYEEEAQLFFEDRSDLPLQDDVLARLLTFPNVIITAHQAFLTREALAAIASTTLANIQAWANGQPQNLVHG
- a CDS encoding META domain-containing protein, with the protein product MKRLLVLAALGVGLAGCASDEVKLKQDHSYIVEWIGERPLMDYAHLTVTLGADGRAYGNGGCNHWFAPYSLDGNKLSFGKIGSTRKLCAEALMEQEHRFFKALETVQRWDISPIEQTRFWPAEGKPLRLWLEEG
- a CDS encoding TlpA disulfide reductase family protein; translation: MTRRLIGALAVITTLLLSGCGNDYGVDQYGQKVASERVDKQWLVVNYWAEWCGPCRIEIPELNALAEQLKGQPVSVFGVNFDNVQGEELKSASEKLGIKFTVLAQNPEAIFDIPRSEALPVTYIIDDKGKVRAQMLGEQTAEGVMAKLKELRG